Proteins found in one Microbacterium sp. SSM24 genomic segment:
- a CDS encoding sugar phosphate isomerase/epimerase family protein, whose protein sequence is MSSEQPRRIRLGTDLITFFDLAYWGIEPSKSYEEWVAIVEANPRLYFERMLDGCVEAGVEGIEFAPPPGGLETAVAAFGTVEALADALATRGLVVSSSFDFGGPHIVAALEDRARRADGEAALGRHADTLATLGADVIVLGSVPRTYFTGGDPNGEVARADIARVADEIEHLGRAVARAGVRLALHTDAYSVCNRPQDIDVILAGTSPKNVGLCVDAGHLTLDGSDAVATLRAHVDRVPIMHWKDCVAPLDGASLTGPIMERHAVMLTYFRVLGQGRVDWHEWQRILKGAQWRGWAIAEIDMSPDPIAEIRAGIEFFDRELAPIYG, encoded by the coding sequence ATGTCCTCCGAGCAGCCGCGCCGCATCCGCTTGGGCACCGACCTCATCACCTTCTTCGATCTCGCCTACTGGGGCATCGAACCTTCGAAGAGCTACGAGGAGTGGGTCGCGATCGTCGAGGCGAACCCGCGACTGTACTTCGAGAGGATGCTGGACGGGTGCGTCGAGGCGGGAGTCGAGGGTATCGAGTTCGCTCCGCCTCCCGGCGGCCTGGAGACCGCGGTCGCTGCCTTCGGGACGGTGGAGGCGCTGGCCGATGCCCTCGCGACGCGCGGACTCGTCGTCAGTTCGAGCTTCGATTTCGGCGGCCCCCACATCGTGGCCGCCCTCGAGGATCGTGCCCGTCGGGCGGACGGCGAGGCGGCGCTCGGACGTCACGCCGACACCTTGGCCACGCTCGGGGCGGACGTGATCGTCCTCGGTTCGGTGCCGAGGACCTACTTCACCGGCGGTGACCCCAACGGCGAGGTGGCGCGCGCCGACATCGCGCGCGTCGCCGACGAGATCGAGCACCTCGGGCGCGCGGTGGCGAGGGCGGGTGTCCGCCTGGCCCTGCATACCGACGCCTACTCCGTCTGCAACCGCCCGCAGGACATCGATGTGATCCTGGCCGGGACGTCGCCGAAGAACGTCGGTCTGTGCGTCGACGCCGGCCACCTCACGCTCGACGGATCCGATGCGGTCGCGACACTGCGAGCCCATGTGGATCGTGTGCCCATCATGCATTGGAAGGACTGCGTGGCACCGCTCGATGGCGCGTCGCTCACAGGCCCCATCATGGAGCGCCACGCGGTGATGCTCACCTACTTCCGCGTCCTCGGGCAGGGGCGTGTGGATTGGCATGAGTGGCAACGGATCCTGAAGGGTGCGCAATGGCGCGGGTGGGCAATCGCGGAGATCGACATGTCCCCGGATCCGATCGCTGAGATCCGCGCGGGTATCGAGTTCTTCGACCGCGAACTCGCGCCGATCTACGGGTGA
- a CDS encoding Gfo/Idh/MocA family protein: MKEISVALIGGGGFMGRAHSLGYAVAPLLSTAGFRVRKAVLVDVDPQSAAHAAEQLGWESSASDWRSVIARDDIDVIDIVTPPGLHKEIALAAIAHGKHVFCEKPITNDVPGAIEMADSARLAGVTNQVGFNYRHIAAISHARKLLESGVLGAPLQFRGTYLHDALFFIEDFGWRGSKATGGSGATGDIGSHLIDIAEYLCGPIRRVCGLQVARDRSSADAGWLDGDGAGEGGGLDEAATWLGEFENGTIGTFSAGFFSPGKKNSLTFEIDATRGSVAFDWNNPDQLIIDMIDDDPSLAGPRTVEISQSEQPEIWYGVPGLGQGYIDGMATQLRRFLDAVASGGDAHPDFSEAVRVQQVVDAVELAAKSDAWVVIPSQLARI; encoded by the coding sequence ATGAAGGAGATCAGCGTTGCGCTCATCGGGGGCGGCGGATTCATGGGCCGGGCCCACAGTCTCGGATACGCCGTCGCTCCGCTACTGTCGACGGCGGGCTTCCGTGTGCGCAAGGCCGTGCTCGTCGACGTCGATCCCCAGAGCGCTGCGCACGCCGCAGAACAGCTCGGGTGGGAGTCATCGGCCAGCGACTGGCGCTCGGTTATCGCACGCGACGACATCGATGTCATCGACATCGTCACGCCGCCGGGCCTGCACAAGGAGATCGCGCTCGCGGCCATCGCGCACGGGAAGCACGTGTTCTGCGAGAAGCCGATCACGAACGACGTGCCCGGCGCGATCGAGATGGCCGACAGCGCGCGTCTTGCGGGCGTGACCAACCAGGTGGGCTTCAACTACCGTCACATCGCCGCGATCTCGCACGCGAGGAAGCTGCTCGAGTCGGGAGTGCTCGGCGCTCCCCTGCAGTTCCGCGGGACCTACCTCCACGATGCGCTCTTCTTCATCGAGGACTTCGGATGGCGCGGGTCGAAGGCCACGGGCGGATCCGGTGCGACCGGGGACATCGGGTCGCACCTGATCGACATCGCCGAGTACCTGTGCGGGCCCATCCGCCGAGTCTGCGGACTGCAGGTGGCGCGCGATCGGTCGAGCGCGGACGCGGGGTGGCTCGACGGAGACGGCGCCGGCGAGGGCGGGGGACTCGACGAAGCGGCCACGTGGCTCGGAGAGTTCGAGAACGGCACGATCGGAACGTTCTCCGCCGGGTTCTTCTCGCCAGGCAAGAAGAACTCCCTCACGTTCGAGATCGATGCGACGCGCGGTTCCGTCGCTTTCGACTGGAACAACCCGGATCAGCTCATCATCGACATGATCGACGACGATCCATCTCTGGCCGGACCTCGTACGGTCGAGATCAGCCAGAGCGAGCAGCCCGAGATCTGGTACGGCGTGCCCGGCCTCGGGCAGGGGTATATCGACGGCATGGCCACCCAGCTGCGCCGATTCCTCGACGCGGTTGCATCCGGCGGCGATGCGCACCCCGACTTCAGCGAGGCTGTGCGCGTTCAGCAGGTGGTCGATGCCGTCGAGCTCGCGGCGAAGTCGGACGCCTGGGTCGTCATTCCGTCCCAGCTCGCGAGGATCTGA